One genomic segment of Thermostichus vulcanus str. 'Rupite' includes these proteins:
- a CDS encoding Uma2 family endonuclease, whose protein sequence is MIVARDQEQRFTPEEYFTWEEQQLEKHELIDGRVYAMSGGTKNHSAIATNCLLLIRSHLRGSKCSVFNSDLKINILHTPNYTYPDLSVTCDDREHSLYITYPCLIVEVLSPNTEAYDRGKKFEQYRRNPNLMDYVLVSSEEMAIDIYHKNEAGDWLILSYRPGDIVELKSIGLSLPIEQFYDEIVFEPSPDAV, encoded by the coding sequence ATGATTGTAGCCAGAGATCAGGAGCAGCGCTTTACGCCTGAAGAGTATTTTACTTGGGAAGAACAGCAGTTAGAGAAACACGAGCTAATTGATGGCCGGGTTTATGCCATGAGTGGCGGAACAAAAAATCATAGTGCGATCGCCACAAATTGCTTATTGTTAATTCGCTCGCATTTAAGAGGCAGCAAGTGTAGCGTTTTCAACTCAGACTTAAAGATTAACATCCTCCACACTCCAAATTATACCTACCCTGATTTGAGTGTGACTTGTGACGATCGCGAGCATTCTCTCTATATCACCTATCCTTGCTTGATTGTGGAGGTTTTATCCCCTAATACTGAGGCTTACGATCGCGGCAAGAAGTTTGAACAATATCGCCGCAATCCGAATTTAATGGATTATGTGTTAGTGAGTTCAGAGGAAATGGCGATTGATATTTATCACAAAAACGAGGCGGGAGATTGGCTGATTCTCAGCTATCGACCGGGCGATATTGTGGAGCTTAAAAGTATTGGGTTAAGTTTGCCGATCGAGCAGTTTTATGATGAAATTGTTTTCGAGCCATCCCCTGATGCGGTTTAG
- a CDS encoding type I restriction-modification system subunit M: MPQPPAPQPNNGAHLGYEAELFKAADKLRGNMEPSDYKHVVLGLIFLKHISDRFEARRRELAAEYPEGVEDPDEYAAENVFWVPQAARWSHLQANAKQPTIGKQIDEAMLAIEQENASLKGVLPKEYARPALNAVMLGELIDLISNIALGQAQDAARDVLGRVYEYFLGQFAGSEGRRGGEFYTPRSVVRLLVEMLQPYKGRVYDPCCGSGGMFVQSEKFVKDHQGRIGDIAIYGQESNYTTWRLCKMNLAVRGIDADIRWNSEGSFHKDELPDLRADFILANPPFNISDWGGDRLREDVRWKFGIPPTSNANYAWLQHIWHHLSPTGTAGVVLANGSMSSQQSGEGEIRKAMIEGDAIDCMIALPGQLFYSTQIPACLWFLAKDKSNGIARHKKLRDRRGEILFIDARKLGYMVDRTRRELSDKDIAQIADTYHRWRECREGFETRPYEDVPGFCKSASLEEIRGHNYVLTPGRYVGAAAAEEDDVPFAERMAELSAKLGEQFKESAKLEAAIRENLRGLGYEV; this comes from the coding sequence ATGCCGCAGCCTCCCGCACCTCAGCCGAATAACGGTGCTCATCTTGGTTACGAAGCCGAACTCTTCAAGGCAGCGGACAAATTACGCGGCAACATGGAGCCGTCCGATTACAAACACGTTGTCTTGGGGCTGATTTTCTTAAAGCATATTTCCGATCGCTTTGAGGCCCGGCGGCGGGAGTTGGCGGCGGAATACCCGGAAGGGGTGGAAGACCCGGATGAGTATGCGGCGGAGAATGTGTTCTGGGTGCCGCAGGCGGCGCGGTGGTCGCACCTGCAAGCCAACGCCAAGCAACCGACCATCGGCAAGCAGATTGATGAGGCGATGCTGGCGATCGAACAGGAGAATGCTTCCCTCAAGGGAGTTTTACCGAAGGAATACGCCCGTCCAGCCTTGAATGCGGTGATGCTGGGGGAGTTAATCGACCTGATTTCTAACATTGCCCTAGGTCAGGCGCAGGATGCCGCTAGGGATGTGTTGGGGCGGGTGTATGAGTATTTTCTGGGCCAGTTTGCCGGATCCGAGGGCAGGCGGGGGGGCGAGTTTTACACGCCGCGATCGGTGGTGCGGTTGCTGGTAGAAATGCTGCAACCCTACAAGGGGCGGGTCTATGACCCCTGTTGTGGTTCGGGCGGAATGTTCGTGCAGTCGGAAAAGTTTGTAAAAGATCACCAAGGGCGGATAGGCGATATCGCCATCTATGGGCAAGAGAGCAACTACACTACCTGGCGCTTGTGCAAGATGAATCTGGCGGTGCGAGGGATTGATGCGGATATTCGCTGGAATTCGGAGGGGTCGTTTCACAAGGACGAACTGCCAGACTTGCGGGCTGACTTCATCTTGGCAAATCCACCCTTTAATATTTCCGACTGGGGCGGCGACCGGCTGCGGGAAGATGTGCGTTGGAAGTTTGGCATTCCGCCTACAAGCAATGCCAACTATGCCTGGTTGCAGCACATCTGGCATCATCTATCCCCAACGGGCACTGCCGGGGTGGTGTTGGCGAATGGGTCGATGTCGTCCCAGCAGAGCGGCGAGGGGGAGATCCGCAAAGCCATGATTGAGGGGGATGCGATCGACTGCATGATTGCCTTGCCGGGGCAGTTGTTTTATTCGACGCAGATTCCCGCTTGTCTGTGGTTTTTAGCGAAAGACAAATCGAATGGCATCGCCCGGCACAAAAAGTTGAGAGACCGCCGGGGCGAAATCTTATTTATTGATGCCCGCAAGTTAGGCTACATGGTGGATCGCACCCGCCGCGAGCTTAGCGATAAGGATATAGCGCAGATTGCCGATACCTACCACCGCTGGCGAGAATGCAGGGAAGGGTTTGAAACCCGCCCCTATGAGGATGTGCCAGGGTTCTGTAAGTCCGCCAGTTTAGAGGAAATCCGCGGGCATAACTATGTACTGACTCCGGGGCGGTATGTAGGGGCAGCGGCGGCTGAGGAAGACGATGTGCCCTTTGCGGAGCGGATGGCGGAGTTGTCGGCGAAGTTGGGGGAACAGTTTAAGGAATCGGCTAAGTTAGAGGCAGCGATTCGGGAGAATTTGCGGGGGTTGGGTTATGAGGTGTAA